A region of Malaciobacter marinus DNA encodes the following proteins:
- the mqnE gene encoding aminofutalosine synthase MqnE: MKILEKLENNERLDYEDALKLYDLDFFDLSFYANKRREEKHGKKTYFNINRHINPTNICKDVCQFCAYSASRKNPSPYTMSHEEILNVVDNSSKNGIKEVHIVSAHNPDTGLQWYLDVFKKIKNNFPNIHIKALTAAEIHFLATEYNLSYEDIINKMLEHGVDSMPGGGAEIFDEKVRKRICGGKVTSQQWLEIHRLWHKSGKKSNATMLFGHIESREHRVDHILRLRELQDETGGFNAFIPLVFQTKNNYLKVKEPITGQEILKTYAIARILLDNIPNIKAYWATSTVKLALIAQEFGANDLDGTIEKESIQSAAGAQSAHGVQVQQFVDLIKNSGFTPVERDSIYNELKVW, from the coding sequence ATGAAAATATTAGAAAAATTAGAAAATAATGAAAGATTAGATTACGAAGATGCATTGAAACTTTACGATTTAGATTTTTTTGATCTTTCTTTTTATGCAAATAAAAGAAGAGAAGAAAAACATGGTAAAAAAACATATTTTAATATAAATAGACATATAAATCCAACAAATATCTGTAAAGATGTTTGTCAATTCTGTGCATATAGTGCAAGTAGGAAAAATCCTAGTCCATATACTATGAGTCATGAAGAAATTTTGAATGTAGTTGATAATTCATCAAAAAATGGAATAAAAGAAGTTCATATAGTATCAGCTCATAATCCAGATACAGGGTTACAATGGTACTTAGATGTATTTAAAAAGATAAAAAATAATTTTCCAAATATTCATATAAAAGCATTAACAGCAGCTGAAATTCACTTTTTAGCAACAGAATATAACCTAAGTTATGAAGATATTATAAATAAAATGCTTGAACATGGTGTTGATTCAATGCCAGGTGGTGGAGCTGAAATATTTGATGAAAAGGTAAGAAAAAGAATTTGTGGTGGAAAAGTTACTTCACAACAATGGCTTGAAATTCATAGACTTTGGCATAAAAGTGGAAAGAAAAGTAATGCAACTATGTTATTTGGACATATTGAATCAAGAGAACATAGAGTAGATCATATATTAAGATTAAGAGAATTACAAGATGAAACAGGTGGATTCAATGCTTTTATTCCTCTTGTTTTTCAAACTAAAAATAACTATTTAAAAGTTAAAGAGCCAATTACAGGACAAGAGATATTAAAAACATATGCTATTGCTAGAATTTTGCTTGATAATATTCCAAATATCAAAGCTTATTGGGCAACTTCAACAGTAAAACTTGCTTTAATAGCTCAAGAGTTTGGTGCAAATGATTTAGATGGAACAATAGAAAAAGAATCAATACAAAGTGCAGCAGGTGCTCAAAGTGCTCATGGAGTACAAGTTCAACAATTTGTTGATTTGATTAAAAATTCTGGCTTTACTCCAGTTGAAAGAGACTCAATTTATAACGAACTAAAAGTTTGGTAA
- a CDS encoding lysophospholipid acyltransferase family protein, which produces MKKRIKTFISIKVIPFIMQLLVRFIYLTNKKVFHHADIKADEPIIVAFWHGELLMQPFNYQKLRPSSLVKAMISQHKDGEAITRTVQYLGIGSIRGSSSKGGAKALISTIKELKAKNDIAITPDGPRGPRFSIADGIVAIAKKSACKIVIFNCKPSKYWQMKSWDKFVVPKPFGTIEFFIQEPLDVTDLDTEQAKALIKEKMLINAVV; this is translated from the coding sequence ATGAAAAAAAGAATCAAAACTTTTATCTCAATAAAAGTTATACCTTTTATTATGCAATTACTTGTAAGGTTTATTTATCTTACAAATAAAAAAGTTTTTCACCATGCTGATATCAAAGCAGATGAACCTATAATTGTCGCTTTTTGGCATGGTGAGCTATTAATGCAACCCTTTAACTATCAAAAGTTAAGACCCTCATCACTTGTAAAAGCAATGATTAGCCAACACAAAGATGGTGAAGCAATAACAAGAACTGTGCAATATTTAGGTATTGGTTCAATTAGAGGGTCTTCTTCAAAAGGTGGAGCTAAAGCATTAATTAGTACAATTAAAGAGTTAAAAGCTAAAAATGACATTGCTATCACTCCTGATGGTCCAAGAGGTCCAAGGTTTAGCATTGCAGATGGAATAGTTGCAATTGCAAAGAAAAGTGCTTGCAAAATCGTTATTTTTAATTGTAAACCAAGTAAATATTGGCAAATGAAATCATGGGATAAATTTGTAGTTCCAAAACCTTTTGGAACTATTGAGTTTTTTATTCAAGAGCCTTTAGATGTGACAGATTTAGATACTGAACAAGCAAAAGCATTAATAAAAGAAAAAATGCTTATTAATGCAGTAGTGTAG
- the miaB gene encoding tRNA (N6-isopentenyl adenosine(37)-C2)-methylthiotransferase MiaB: MSKEESKKLFIQTLGCQMNDTDSQHIAAELKKYKDYDKTENIEDADLIIINTCSVREKPVQKLFSEIGQFNTKKKDGAKIGVCGCTASHLGKDIIKRAPYVDFVVGARNISKIKDVVDVKGAIEISIDNDESTYEFAPAKTNKYRASVNISIGCDKKCTYCIVPNTRGEEISIPPEMIVEQVKKAVDDGAIEVMLLGQNVNSYGRRFSDKREKYSFTKLLQDVSKVDGLERIRFTSPHPLHMDDEFIQEFAKNPKISKCIHMPLQSGSTAILKAMKRGYTKDWFLNRAKKLRDLVPSLRITTDIIVAFPGETQEDFEDTLDVVNQVKFDQIFNFKYSPRPETEALNFEHLEIDDKIGSQRLTTLIDLHKRYLEEQMPKFVGSTVTILVEALKPNGEISGYTDNYLQVFAKGSDEYLGKFVKVKVLNATRTALKGEIIK, encoded by the coding sequence ATGAGTAAAGAAGAATCAAAAAAGTTATTTATACAAACATTAGGTTGTCAGATGAATGATACTGACAGCCAACATATAGCTGCAGAATTAAAAAAATACAAAGATTATGATAAAACTGAGAATATAGAAGATGCAGATTTAATTATTATCAATACATGTTCAGTAAGAGAAAAACCAGTACAAAAACTTTTTTCTGAAATTGGACAATTTAATACTAAGAAAAAAGATGGTGCAAAAATTGGAGTATGTGGATGTACTGCAAGTCATTTAGGAAAAGATATTATTAAAAGAGCTCCTTATGTTGATTTTGTCGTTGGAGCTAGAAATATTTCAAAAATAAAAGATGTTGTTGATGTAAAAGGTGCAATTGAAATTTCAATTGACAATGATGAATCAACATATGAATTTGCTCCTGCAAAAACAAATAAATATAGAGCTAGTGTGAATATCTCTATTGGTTGTGATAAAAAATGTACTTATTGTATTGTTCCTAATACAAGAGGTGAAGAGATATCTATTCCTCCTGAAATGATTGTAGAACAAGTGAAAAAAGCAGTTGATGATGGAGCTATTGAAGTTATGCTTTTAGGACAAAATGTAAACTCTTATGGAAGAAGATTTTCTGATAAAAGAGAAAAATATAGTTTTACAAAACTTCTACAAGATGTTTCAAAAGTTGATGGATTAGAAAGAATTAGATTTACTTCTCCACATCCATTGCATATGGATGATGAATTTATTCAAGAGTTTGCAAAAAATCCAAAAATTTCAAAATGTATTCATATGCCATTACAAAGTGGTTCAACTGCTATTTTAAAAGCTATGAAAAGAGGATATACAAAAGATTGGTTTTTAAATAGAGCTAAGAAATTAAGAGACTTGGTTCCTAGTTTGAGAATTACAACAGATATCATTGTAGCATTTCCTGGTGAAACACAAGAGGATTTTGAAGATACATTAGATGTTGTAAATCAAGTTAAATTTGATCAAATCTTTAACTTTAAATACTCTCCTAGACCAGAAACAGAAGCTTTAAATTTTGAACATTTAGAAATAGATGATAAGATAGGTAGTCAAAGATTAACAACTTTAATTGATCTTCATAAAAGATATTTAGAAGAGCAAATGCCAAAATTTGTTGGAAGTACTGTAACTATACTAGTTGAAGCATTAAAACCAAATGGTGAGATTTCTGGATATACAGATAACTATTTGCAAGTATTTGCAAAAGGTAGTGATGAGTATTTAGGAAAATTTGTTAAAGTAAAAGTACTTAATGCTACAAGAACAGCATTAAAAGGTGAGATAATAAAATAA
- a CDS encoding HP0268 family nuclease, producing MELLFARNELNEKPKKVQLDKIKDELQKSGEKIFYFDRDNSHKDMMALVDALEDEGFNVYFREVKYGLADDEYMYEVHALLIK from the coding sequence ATGGAATTATTATTTGCAAGAAATGAGTTAAATGAAAAACCAAAAAAAGTGCAATTAGACAAAATTAAAGATGAGTTACAAAAATCTGGTGAAAAAATATTTTATTTTGATAGAGATAACTCTCATAAAGATATGATGGCTTTGGTTGATGCTTTAGAAGATGAAGGATTTAATGTTTATTTTAGAGAAGTAAAATATGGGTTAGCCGATGATGAGTATATGTATGAGGTACATGCACTTTTAATTAAGTAG
- the nusA gene encoding transcription termination factor NusA, with protein MDKIIDILDSIAYEKGLKVEDVEQALKEALIKTAQKMVDPSLNFDSQIDKVNKKLELFQKLEVVENEDERLLGNSLDQYDNLINPENFISIDEAKKIDSDLEVGDSVDYDLEFENMGRNAATILHNNFEYKIQRFIEENLVTKFKNKIGKIVNGSVTRVDRAENTFIEIGEVKAILPRKNRIKGEIFKVGDHLKAVVKAVKIDKSLGLIIEISRTSPKFLEALIALEVPEVKDNRITIEASARIPGSRAKIALSTIEPNIDPIGSVVGVKGVRISSISKELNGESIDCVEYSTVPEMFLSRALSPAIISSVVIEKSAIPGKNSKAVVTIPSDQKSKAIGRVGLNIRLASMLTKTDIELKEIESTNTLSGFANDGEHNKKSSSPVDLEALFK; from the coding sequence ATGGATAAGATTATTGATATTTTGGACTCAATTGCCTATGAAAAAGGTCTAAAAGTTGAAGATGTAGAGCAGGCATTAAAAGAGGCACTAATAAAAACTGCTCAAAAGATGGTTGACCCATCATTAAATTTTGATTCGCAAATAGATAAAGTAAATAAAAAACTTGAGCTTTTTCAAAAGTTAGAAGTTGTTGAAAATGAAGATGAAAGATTACTTGGTAATTCATTGGATCAATATGACAACTTAATTAACCCTGAAAATTTCATCAGTATTGATGAAGCAAAAAAAATCGATTCAGATTTAGAAGTTGGTGACTCTGTTGATTACGACTTAGAATTTGAAAATATGGGAAGAAATGCAGCAACAATTCTTCATAATAATTTTGAATATAAAATACAAAGATTTATAGAAGAAAATCTTGTAACAAAGTTTAAAAATAAAATTGGAAAAATTGTAAATGGTTCAGTAACAAGAGTTGATAGAGCTGAAAATACATTTATTGAAATTGGTGAAGTTAAAGCAATTTTACCAAGAAAGAATAGAATAAAAGGTGAAATATTTAAAGTTGGTGATCACTTAAAAGCTGTTGTAAAAGCTGTAAAAATAGATAAATCATTAGGATTAATTATTGAAATTTCAAGAACTTCACCAAAGTTTTTAGAAGCATTAATAGCATTAGAAGTTCCAGAAGTTAAAGATAACAGAATTACAATTGAAGCAAGTGCTAGAATACCAGGAAGCAGAGCAAAAATCGCACTTTCAACAATAGAGCCAAATATAGATCCTATTGGTTCAGTTGTTGGGGTAAAAGGTGTTAGAATCTCTTCTATAAGTAAAGAATTAAATGGAGAAAGTATAGATTGTGTTGAATACTCTACTGTTCCAGAGATGTTTTTATCAAGAGCACTATCACCTGCTATTATATCAAGCGTAGTTATTGAAAAAAGCGCAATTCCAGGAAAAAATTCAAAAGCTGTTGTAACAATACCAAGTGATCAAAAATCAAAAGCTATTGGAAGAGTTGGACTAAATATTAGATTAGCTTCAATGCTTACAAAAACAGATATTGAATTAAAAGAAATTGAATCTACAAATACACTTTCTGGTTTTGCCAATGATGGTGAACACAATAAAAAATCATCTAGTCCAGTTGATTTGGAGGCACTATTTAAATAA
- the cysS gene encoding cysteine--tRNA ligase has product MKKLHLFDSVKKEKILFEPILNNDVKVYVCGPTVYDDAHLGHARSAIAFDLLHRVLKANNYNVTMTKNFTDIDDKIIKKMKETKQTLEEITQYYINSYKSDMNKLNILENTLEPKATQNLDIMIEMIEDLQKKDIAYIISDGVYFDTSKDNDYGNISHRASDENSQARVETNSEKRNSKDFALWKFQKDANEISYPASFGRGRPGWHIECSAMIDKHLAYKNEKFAIDIHGGGADLIFPHHENEAAQTRCSSNQHLAKYWMHNGFVNIDGEKMSKSLGNSFFLKDILKSYFGEAVRYYLLSAHYRADFNFNEEDLIVSKKRLDKLYRVKKRVYGIGKSSVNKQFKENLLDALNDDLNTSKAISIVDEMVSNANDTLDKEPKNKAFKKELVANFEFIEEVLGVASNDAFKYFQFGISKEQINKIEELILKRVEAKKNKDFEQADKIRDELSSFNISIMDTSNGVVWEKV; this is encoded by the coding sequence ATGAAAAAATTACATCTATTTGACTCTGTAAAAAAAGAAAAAATCCTTTTTGAACCAATTTTAAATAATGATGTAAAAGTTTACGTGTGTGGGCCTACTGTGTATGATGATGCACATTTAGGTCATGCACGTAGTGCTATTGCATTTGATTTGCTACATAGAGTCTTAAAAGCAAATAACTACAACGTAACAATGACAAAAAACTTTACAGATATTGATGACAAAATCATCAAAAAAATGAAAGAAACAAAACAAACCCTTGAAGAAATTACGCAATATTATATAAATTCATACAAAAGTGATATGAATAAACTAAATATCTTAGAAAATACATTAGAACCAAAAGCCACACAAAATCTTGATATCATGATTGAAATGATTGAGGATCTGCAAAAAAAAGATATTGCATATATCATTAGCGATGGTGTTTATTTTGATACATCAAAAGATAATGATTATGGCAACATCAGCCATAGAGCAAGTGATGAAAATTCACAAGCAAGAGTAGAAACAAATAGTGAAAAAAGAAATTCTAAAGATTTTGCTTTATGGAAATTTCAAAAAGATGCAAATGAGATCTCATACCCTGCTTCTTTTGGAAGAGGAAGACCTGGTTGGCATATTGAATGTTCAGCTATGATTGATAAACATTTAGCATATAAAAATGAAAAGTTTGCTATTGATATTCATGGTGGAGGAGCTGATTTAATTTTCCCTCATCATGAAAATGAAGCTGCGCAAACTAGATGTTCTTCTAATCAACATCTTGCTAAATACTGGATGCATAATGGCTTTGTAAATATTGATGGTGAAAAAATGAGTAAATCACTTGGAAACTCATTTTTCTTAAAAGATATACTTAAATCATATTTTGGTGAAGCGGTAAGGTATTATCTTTTAAGTGCCCATTATAGAGCTGATTTTAACTTTAATGAAGAAGATTTAATTGTAAGCAAAAAAAGACTTGATAAACTTTATAGAGTTAAAAAAAGAGTTTATGGCATAGGAAAATCTTCTGTAAATAAACAATTTAAAGAGAATTTACTTGATGCTTTGAATGATGATTTAAATACATCAAAAGCTATTTCAATTGTTGATGAAATGGTTTCAAATGCAAATGACACACTAGATAAAGAGCCTAAAAACAAAGCCTTTAAAAAAGAGCTTGTTGCAAACTTTGAATTTATAGAAGAAGTTTTAGGTGTTGCTTCAAATGATGCTTTTAAATATTTTCAATTTGGTATTTCAAAAGAACAAATTAATAAAATTGAAGAATTAATATTAAAAAGAGTAGAAGCTAAAAAAAATAAAGACTTTGAACAAGCCGATAAAATTAGAGATGAATTAAGTAGCTTTAATATATCAATAATGGATACATCAAATGGTGTTGTTTGGGAAAAGGTATAG
- the rpsR gene encoding 30S ribosomal protein S18: protein MAEKRKYGKKYCKYTEMKIDFIDYKNTNLLKLSMSERGKIMPRRLTGNSKNAQEMVEKAIKRARHMALVPYIVDTKKVTEPAHISYK from the coding sequence ATGGCAGAAAAAAGAAAATACGGAAAAAAATATTGTAAATATACTGAAATGAAAATTGATTTCATTGATTATAAAAACACTAACTTATTAAAGTTATCAATGAGTGAAAGAGGTAAAATTATGCCTAGAAGACTTACAGGTAACTCTAAAAATGCTCAAGAAATGGTAGAAAAAGCTATTAAAAGAGCTAGACATATGGCATTAGTTCCATATATTGTTGATACTAAAAAAGTTACTGAACCAGCACACATTAGCTACAAATAA
- a CDS encoding single-stranded DNA-binding protein — translation MYNKIVMVGNLTRDIELRYLPSGAAIAKSAIATSYKYKTSSGEQKDEVCFLDFNIFGRSAEVANQYLRKGSKVLLEGRLVLEQWTAQDGTNRSKHSLRVDTMKMLDSKSDSQQQQGGMDNGYNNYNANASNPQPQQNQYNPSSTQNDYGQKNNYGGMNSAQNSAPEHKIPEIDIDEDEIPF, via the coding sequence ATGTATAATAAAATAGTAATGGTAGGAAATCTTACAAGAGATATTGAGCTTAGATATTTACCAAGTGGTGCAGCAATAGCAAAATCAGCAATTGCGACTAGTTATAAGTATAAAACATCAAGTGGTGAGCAAAAAGATGAAGTTTGTTTTTTAGACTTTAATATCTTTGGAAGATCTGCAGAAGTTGCTAATCAATATTTAAGAAAAGGTTCAAAAGTACTATTAGAAGGAAGACTTGTATTAGAACAGTGGACTGCTCAAGATGGAACAAACAGAAGTAAACACTCATTAAGAGTTGATACTATGAAAATGTTAGATTCAAAAAGTGATAGTCAACAACAACAAGGTGGTATGGATAATGGTTATAATAACTATAATGCAAATGCATCAAATCCACAGCCTCAACAAAACCAATACAACCCTTCAAGTACTCAAAATGATTATGGACAAAAGAATAATTATGGTGGTATGAACTCGGCACAAAATAGTGCTCCTGAGCATAAAATACCTGAAATCGATATTGATGAAGATGAAATACCTTTCTAG
- the rpsF gene encoding 30S ribosomal protein S6 → MSKLKHYETMFIIKPTLTDEETVAEIEKVKANIEKNGGEIVSCDDMGSKQLAYEIEKNKRGYYFVIYFKSPANAILELERTYRINEQILRFLFIKYENKKEITAWTKMSDEAAKKAN, encoded by the coding sequence ATGTCAAAATTAAAGCATTATGAAACAATGTTTATTATTAAGCCAACTCTTACTGATGAAGAGACTGTGGCAGAAATCGAAAAAGTTAAAGCTAACATCGAAAAAAATGGTGGTGAAATCGTATCTTGTGATGATATGGGTTCTAAACAATTAGCTTATGAAATTGAAAAAAACAAAAGAGGTTATTACTTCGTAATTTACTTTAAATCACCTGCAAATGCTATTTTGGAGTTAGAAAGAACTTACAGAATCAATGAGCAAATCTTAAGATTTTTATTTATTAAATATGAAAACAAAAAAGAGATTACAGCTTGGACAAAAATGAGTGACGAGGCAGCTAAAAAAGCTAACTAA
- the holA gene encoding DNA polymerase III subunit delta yields MYKNEFDNLLKQNKKFDAYMFYGQSTFLIDYYSNLVAQSIAHESDIQRIYFDEYDFKFIKEQLLQSSLFSSTNLIIIKTEKKIQKKELTELINACNINPDSTLIFSCLGDIEFKTMSSSFSAKTNSVSVRMFAPYINEALKLLEKEARAIGLDYEMSALNHLYFMHRHDLSLCINDLKKLVILDKKINTNLINSHCFGIGNVSFEDFLNDLILGNDISEELQLLLEEGMNEIYLLNQITSFVQQLFMISAYTRAFGTPNAKEILGYVPPKNIWEKKSKLAISIKPEVFQEMFEFLLDLELKLKSTKINKENLFLQASLRKFTVMFR; encoded by the coding sequence ATGTATAAAAATGAATTTGATAACTTATTAAAGCAAAATAAAAAGTTTGATGCGTATATGTTTTATGGGCAATCTACTTTCTTAATTGATTATTATAGTAATTTAGTTGCACAAAGTATTGCACATGAAAGTGATATTCAAAGAATATACTTTGATGAGTATGACTTTAAATTTATAAAAGAGCAACTTTTACAGTCATCACTTTTTTCATCTACTAATTTAATAATTATCAAAACAGAAAAAAAGATACAAAAAAAAGAACTTACAGAATTAATAAATGCATGCAATATTAATCCTGACTCTACACTTATTTTTTCTTGCCTAGGAGATATTGAGTTTAAGACAATGAGTAGTTCATTTAGTGCAAAAACAAATTCAGTTAGTGTTAGAATGTTTGCACCTTATATAAATGAGGCTTTAAAGCTTTTAGAAAAAGAAGCTAGAGCAATAGGTTTAGATTATGAAATGTCTGCTTTAAATCACTTATATTTTATGCATAGGCATGATTTGAGTTTGTGTATAAATGACTTGAAAAAATTAGTTATACTAGATAAAAAAATCAATACTAACCTTATAAATTCTCATTGTTTTGGTATTGGAAATGTATCTTTTGAAGATTTTTTAAATGATTTAATATTAGGAAACGACATCTCAGAAGAGTTACAACTTTTATTAGAAGAGGGAATGAATGAAATTTATTTATTAAATCAAATTACATCATTTGTTCAACAATTATTTATGATAAGCGCTTACACAAGAGCATTTGGTACTCCAAATGCAAAAGAGATTTTAGGATATGTTCCTCCTAAAAATATTTGGGAAAAAAAGAGTAAATTAGCAATTTCAATAAAACCAGAAGTATTTCAAGAAATGTTTGAATTTCTACTTGATTTAGAGTTAAAACTAAAATCTACAAAAATTAATAAAGAAAATCTATTTTTACAGGCAAGTCTAAGAAAATTTACAGTTATGTTTAGATAA
- the fliW gene encoding flagellar assembly protein FliW produces the protein MYEVKVPILGFDKIKYMNIEKLDKDFSILQIDEKDNTNMHMISSNSIKSFDIEFDESFLKKMQIDEDTKISFYFSIVINNPVANSVVNLTAPVVINEDKKLLGQYIIKKSTSFFTTMSELSI, from the coding sequence TTGTATGAAGTAAAAGTTCCTATTTTAGGTTTTGATAAAATTAAATACATGAATATAGAAAAACTAGACAAAGATTTTTCTATTTTACAAATTGATGAAAAAGACAATACTAATATGCATATGATTTCATCAAACTCAATAAAAAGTTTTGATATTGAGTTTGATGAGAGTTTCTTAAAAAAAATGCAAATTGATGAAGATACAAAAATTTCTTTTTATTTTTCTATTGTTATAAATAATCCAGTTGCAAATTCAGTTGTTAACTTAACTGCACCAGTAGTTATAAATGAAGATAAAAAACTTCTAGGACAATATATTATAAAAAAATCAACTTCTTTTTTTACTACAATGTCAGAACTTAGTATTTAA
- a CDS encoding RNB domain-containing ribonuclease, whose amino-acid sequence MYKQLFEKIINSNNTFNKEEQKVVDKLLKDSILTKQEDKFEINSKFKIAKVKFEKNYALLEDISNEHKNIKLEFDLLNGAYEGDFVVAKRIFNPRSKIKAKIVHVFSSKVKELLVYVQENSLFTVKESIELDFKVNKKYQDGQILLVNSKDFETIKNIGHIDDPKVDEFISLYLYHELIRLESELEIDAKMNDTNKRVDLTHLNFCTIDPASAKDHDDAIYYDEKKQIIYVAIADVSYFVKENSQLDKLAYMKSSSIYLPSKVLPMLPRKLSEDMCSLRENEKRYAYVFEIHLDTKNLEIKSSKLYEAIIESKRKFSYGRIDRVLDGKLDKYTTLEKQIFDSVVKLYDVTKAYRAKRLEKGYEFRSSELRLKLNHNSELESIEEENSTASHQLVEECMLFANIEASKKVNSVGIYRIHEEPPFKAITKLVDEVNSLGVNVKLQSTIHETINHIQNKAKHTTLSKEIDELIIHAQTQAKYSSRNLGHFGLGFSSYSHFTSPIRRYSDLVLHRMLKSNQTPDNIEDICDYISIQERKIDQLVWDFEDRKYARFAKKHIKDEFRVYITDSERGLAKTYDKMPGMRLILDNYKGQVIYSKLKVIIKSVNIITKQIVASIKY is encoded by the coding sequence TTGTATAAACAACTATTTGAAAAGATAATAAATTCTAATAATACTTTCAATAAAGAAGAACAAAAAGTAGTTGATAAGCTATTAAAAGATTCAATTTTAACAAAACAAGAAGATAAATTTGAAATAAATTCAAAATTTAAAATTGCAAAAGTTAAATTTGAAAAAAATTATGCATTATTAGAAGATATAAGTAACGAACACAAAAATATAAAGCTAGAGTTTGATCTTTTAAATGGAGCATACGAAGGTGATTTTGTAGTAGCAAAAAGAATTTTTAATCCAAGAAGTAAAATTAAAGCAAAAATAGTACATGTTTTCTCTTCAAAAGTAAAAGAGCTTTTAGTTTATGTACAAGAAAATAGTTTATTTACAGTAAAAGAGAGCATAGAGTTAGATTTTAAAGTAAACAAAAAATATCAAGATGGGCAAATACTCCTAGTAAATAGTAAAGATTTTGAAACTATAAAAAATATAGGACATATAGATGATCCTAAAGTTGATGAGTTTATCTCTTTGTATTTATATCATGAATTAATAAGATTAGAGTCTGAACTTGAGATTGATGCAAAAATGAATGATACTAATAAAAGAGTGGATTTAACACATTTGAATTTTTGTACAATAGATCCAGCAAGTGCAAAAGATCATGATGATGCAATCTATTATGATGAAAAAAAACAAATAATATATGTAGCAATTGCTGATGTTTCATATTTTGTAAAAGAGAATTCACAACTTGATAAACTAGCATATATGAAATCAAGCTCTATTTATCTTCCCTCAAAAGTTTTACCAATGCTTCCAAGAAAGCTAAGTGAAGATATGTGTTCTTTAAGAGAAAATGAGAAAAGATATGCATATGTCTTTGAAATACATTTAGATACAAAAAATTTAGAAATAAAAAGCTCAAAACTATACGAAGCAATAATTGAATCAAAAAGAAAGTTCTCATATGGAAGAATTGATAGGGTTTTAGATGGCAAACTTGATAAATATACAACATTAGAAAAGCAAATATTTGACTCTGTTGTTAAATTATATGATGTGACTAAAGCATATAGAGCAAAAAGGCTAGAAAAAGGTTATGAATTTAGATCAAGCGAATTAAGATTGAAATTAAATCATAATAGTGAACTTGAATCTATTGAAGAAGAAAACTCAACTGCATCACATCAATTAGTTGAAGAGTGTATGCTTTTTGCAAATATTGAAGCTAGTAAGAAAGTTAATAGTGTAGGTATATATAGGATTCATGAAGAACCACCTTTTAAAGCTATTACAAAACTTGTTGATGAAGTAAATAGTTTAGGTGTAAATGTAAAGTTACAATCTACAATTCATGAAACAATTAATCATATACAAAATAAAGCAAAGCATACTACTTTATCAAAAGAGATTGATGAACTTATAATTCATGCTCAAACACAAGCAAAATACTCTTCAAGGAATTTAGGACATTTTGGTTTAGGATTTAGCTCATATTCTCATTTTACAAGTCCAATTAGAAGATATTCAGATTTAGTTTTACACAGAATGTTAAAAAGCAATCAAACACCTGATAATATAGAAGATATATGTGATTATATCTCTATTCAAGAAAGAAAAATTGATCAACTTGTTTGGGATTTTGAAGATAGAAAATATGCTAGATTTGCAAAAAAACATATTAAAGATGAGTTTAGAGTCTATATTACTGATAGTGAAAGAGGTTTAGCAAAAACATATGATAAAATGCCTGGAATGAGACTTATATTAGATAATTATAAAGGACAAGTAATATACTCAAAGTTAAAAGTTATTATAAAATCTGTAAATATAATTACAAAACAAATTGTGGCTTCTATTAAATACTAA